The following coding sequences are from one Pantoea alfalfae window:
- a CDS encoding LysR substrate-binding domain-containing protein, producing the protein MKYDLNLLPVLLVMIEERNVTRAAERLGITQPALSNALNRLRETLNDPLFIRERYGMRPTPKAEQLAQVVGTALSSIDKVILGQQDFDPLHATRLFTLAPNSYVEFIMMPAIVARLHDCAPGIRLRLTPFGNDVTETGVISGNTDMVLGRIVEPPDNLVVQHLMNEGLACVIRADHPLVGENLSAEQYEQLKHVNVLPPGRMRAGLYQALEKRGLRRQVAVSVTHFLAVPEMIAVTDYCATLPRLICQHLSRDQRLRIVPAPVDLGIFPVEMGWHARYRDDPAHRWFRGLIAETAHALADPQIKS; encoded by the coding sequence ATGAAATATGATCTGAATTTACTGCCAGTTTTGCTGGTTATGATAGAAGAGCGCAACGTCACTCGCGCCGCAGAGCGGCTGGGTATTACCCAGCCGGCACTTTCTAATGCATTAAACCGGCTGCGGGAAACGCTCAACGATCCCCTGTTTATCCGCGAGCGCTACGGTATGCGCCCGACACCGAAAGCGGAACAGCTGGCCCAGGTGGTCGGTACTGCCCTGTCATCCATCGACAAGGTGATCCTTGGTCAGCAGGACTTTGATCCGCTGCACGCCACCCGACTCTTTACCCTCGCACCTAACAGCTATGTTGAATTCATCATGATGCCTGCCATTGTGGCGCGTCTTCATGACTGCGCACCCGGTATCAGGCTTCGCCTTACCCCTTTTGGCAACGACGTAACGGAAACCGGCGTAATTTCAGGCAATACTGATATGGTGCTGGGTCGTATCGTTGAACCTCCTGATAATCTGGTTGTGCAGCACCTGATGAATGAAGGTCTGGCATGTGTGATACGCGCAGATCATCCGCTGGTAGGCGAAAACCTCAGCGCAGAACAGTATGAGCAGCTCAAACACGTTAATGTCCTGCCGCCTGGCCGCATGCGCGCAGGTTTATATCAGGCACTTGAAAAGCGCGGCCTGCGTCGGCAGGTTGCCGTGTCAGTGACACATTTTCTGGCTGTACCGGAGATGATTGCGGTCACGGACTACTGCGCGACCCTGCCTCGCCTGATCTGTCAGCATCTTTCCCGAGATCAGCGGCTCAGAATTGTTCCCGCGCCTGTTGATCTCGGCATTTTTCCGGTTGAAATGGGGTGGCATGCGCGCTATCGCGACGATCCTGCACATCGCTGGTTCAGGGGTTTAATTGCAGAAACAGCCCACGCGCTGGCCGACCCTCAAATAAAGAGTTAG
- a CDS encoding type 1 glutamine amidotransferase domain-containing protein — MKILMVLTSHDELGTTGKKTGFWLEELAAPYYAFLDAGAEITLASPKGGQPPLDPKSDEPDSQTDETRRFHADSAAQAALASTVRLDTVNQETFDAVFYPGGHGPLWDLANDKHSISLIEQTLQAGKPVALVCHAPGVLRDVKNADGTPLVKGRKVTGFTNSEEEGVGLTDVVPFLVEDVLKQNGGLYSRGDDWQSYTVQDGLLITGQNPGSSAETAKVLLAKLAK; from the coding sequence ATGAAAATTTTAATGGTTTTGACCTCGCATGATGAGTTGGGCACCACTGGCAAGAAGACCGGTTTCTGGCTGGAAGAACTTGCGGCACCTTATTATGCATTCCTGGATGCGGGCGCTGAAATTACCCTGGCTTCACCGAAGGGCGGACAGCCTCCACTCGATCCAAAAAGTGATGAGCCGGATTCTCAGACTGATGAAACTCGCCGTTTTCATGCGGACTCTGCAGCTCAGGCCGCGCTGGCTTCGACCGTGAGGCTTGATACGGTTAATCAGGAAACGTTTGATGCCGTTTTCTATCCGGGCGGTCATGGTCCTTTATGGGATCTGGCAAACGACAAACACTCCATTTCGCTGATTGAGCAAACCCTGCAGGCTGGTAAGCCGGTGGCGCTGGTTTGTCACGCGCCAGGTGTTCTGCGTGATGTGAAAAACGCCGATGGCACACCGCTGGTAAAAGGCAGGAAAGTAACCGGGTTTACTAATAGCGAAGAAGAGGGCGTTGGCCTGACTGACGTCGTGCCTTTCCTGGTGGAAGATGTGCTGAAACAGAATGGCGGTCTTTACTCACGTGGTGATGACTGGCAATCCTACACTGTGCAGGACGGTTTGCTGATTACCGGACAGAACCCAGGTTCTTCAGCCGAGACTGCCAAAGTTTTACTGGCAAAACTGGCGAAATAA
- a CDS encoding phenolic acid decarboxylase translates to MSTESLEDISGDLSQFVGTHFVYTYDNGWKYEWYARNETTCDYRIHQGLVGGRWVTNQKMHAVQFAPGIYKVDWHEPTGTCVSLLFDLNRTLLHGTIFFPQWIAGEGQHPEKTICYQNDFIEDMHRFRDEGPAYPYVIIPEFAKVTYMKNEGPDNDEVINQAPGQMPADYFDGK, encoded by the coding sequence ATGTCTACAGAATCTTTAGAAGATATCTCCGGCGATCTCTCCCAGTTCGTTGGCACACATTTTGTCTATACCTACGATAATGGCTGGAAATATGAGTGGTACGCCCGCAATGAAACGACCTGCGACTATCGTATTCATCAGGGGCTGGTGGGCGGTCGTTGGGTGACTAACCAGAAAATGCACGCAGTGCAGTTTGCACCCGGCATTTATAAAGTAGACTGGCATGAACCCACCGGCACCTGCGTCAGCCTGCTGTTTGATCTCAATCGTACCCTGCTTCACGGGACAATTTTCTTCCCGCAGTGGATTGCCGGAGAAGGTCAGCATCCGGAAAAAACCATCTGCTATCAGAATGACTTCATTGAAGATATGCACCGATTCCGCGACGAAGGCCCGGCCTATCCTTATGTGATCATTCCTGAGTTTGCGAAAGTGACTTACATGAAAAACGAAGGGCCGGATAATGATGAAGTCATTAATCAGGCACCGGGGCAGATGCCTGCTGACTATTTTGATGGTAAGTAA
- the clcA gene encoding H(+)/Cl(-) exchange transporter ClcA, whose protein sequence is MFRALLYRDKTPLAMLFCAALVGTLVGLAGVAFARAVETIQQWRAATLIPAQFQGWLLYAAAFAISALLAMVGYFLVRRFAPEAGGSGIPEIEGALEELRPVRWWRVIPVKFFGGMGTLGAGMVLGREGPTVQLGGNIGRMVIDVLGMRSNEARHTLLATGAAAGLAAAFNAPLAGILFIIEEMRPQFRYNLISIKAVFTGVIMASIVFRCFNGEQAVISVGKLADAPVQTLWMYLVLGMIIGMVGVLFNRLIFITQDLFARFYAGKTARVVLAGALLGGGCGVLALLFAPGAGGGSELIPQAVHGVFPFTLLLLIFMVRLVTTLLCFGSGAPGGIFAPMLALGTLLGTAFGVAMTDLFPLYHLDAGTFAIAGMGALFAASVRAPLTGIVLVLEMTDNYQLILPMIITCLGATLLAQFLGGKPLYSSILARTLARQAEATRP, encoded by the coding sequence ATGTTTCGCGCCCTGCTCTATCGTGACAAAACGCCGCTGGCGATGCTGTTTTGCGCCGCGCTGGTCGGTACGCTGGTCGGTCTGGCGGGCGTGGCGTTTGCCCGGGCCGTTGAAACAATACAGCAGTGGCGCGCCGCTACGCTTATCCCCGCACAGTTTCAGGGCTGGCTGCTCTACGCCGCCGCTTTTGCCATTTCGGCCTTGCTCGCGATGGTCGGCTATTTTCTCGTCAGACGTTTTGCGCCCGAAGCGGGTGGTTCCGGCATTCCTGAAATTGAAGGGGCGCTGGAAGAGCTAAGACCTGTGCGCTGGTGGCGGGTGATTCCGGTAAAATTTTTTGGCGGCATGGGCACGCTGGGTGCCGGGATGGTACTGGGACGTGAAGGCCCGACAGTGCAACTGGGTGGCAATATCGGCCGCATGGTGATTGATGTTCTGGGGATGCGCAGCAACGAAGCGCGTCATACGTTGCTGGCAACGGGTGCGGCAGCAGGCCTGGCCGCCGCGTTTAATGCGCCGCTGGCAGGCATACTGTTTATCATCGAGGAGATGCGTCCTCAGTTTCGTTATAACCTGATTTCGATTAAAGCGGTGTTTACCGGTGTGATTATGGCAAGCATCGTGTTTCGCTGTTTCAACGGCGAACAAGCGGTGATCTCCGTTGGCAAACTGGCTGATGCGCCAGTACAGACGCTGTGGATGTATCTGGTGCTGGGTATGATCATCGGCATGGTAGGCGTGCTGTTTAACCGCCTGATATTTATTACGCAGGACCTCTTTGCTCGCTTTTATGCCGGCAAAACGGCACGCGTAGTGCTGGCGGGTGCATTACTGGGTGGTGGCTGCGGTGTTCTGGCGCTGCTGTTCGCGCCTGGCGCAGGCGGCGGCTCAGAACTGATTCCACAGGCGGTTCATGGTGTATTTCCGTTCACCCTGCTGCTGCTCATCTTCATGGTCAGGCTGGTCACTACCCTGCTCTGTTTTGGCTCAGGTGCGCCGGGCGGTATCTTTGCGCCGATGCTGGCACTGGGAACGCTGCTCGGGACAGCTTTTGGGGTAGCGATGACGGATCTGTTCCCGTTATATCATCTGGACGCGGGAACCTTTGCTATCGCCGGGATGGGCGCACTGTTTGCGGCTTCGGTAAGGGCACCGCTAACCGGGATTGTGCTGGTGCTGGAGATGACCGATAACTATCAGCTGATATTGCCGATGATTATTACCTGCCTTGGGGCTACGCTGCTGGCGCAGTTTCTGGGGGGGAAACCACTCTATTCATCCATACTGGCCCGCACGCTGGCACGCCAGGCAGAAGCGACCCGCCCATAG
- a CDS encoding YicS family protein, translated as MTDDLRQTCQLPPAFSDEKLRQTFLNDKHNLKQNQPTLTAAAQALKNQDNPAYRERMAQVVCPPQTE; from the coding sequence ATAACCGACGATCTGCGCCAGACGTGTCAGCTACCGCCAGCCTTCTCCGATGAAAAACTGCGCCAGACATTTCTCAATGACAAGCATAACCTGAAACAAAATCAGCCCACGCTGACCGCCGCGGCTCAGGCGCTGAAAAACCAGGACAATCCAGCCTACCGCGAACGCATGGCACAAGTGGTTTGTCCACCGCAGACCGAATAA